Proteins co-encoded in one Cytobacillus sp. NJ13 genomic window:
- a CDS encoding S8 family serine peptidase yields the protein MKVKKGVPYKVLASALAAAMLFGGTVSAQGAQEDQIEAPSVEDIVKQGQKIFLDQQYQAEAKAVDKLGYKDLKEKGLTKPYEPNEILRVIVEVEQPADAEKTKQSKKSKMKAKQDEVISALSKKKTFKKVKHRFYEGFNGFSLETEFRNLKEIQAIPGVTNVHIARTFQPSMGASKELVQAQKVWEEHGYEGEGLLVAVVDSGLDYTHQDMILTDDGKDKQKWSEGGIQAKLSETEINDVWYSDKVPTGYDWADQDADVIPRGQYGSPHGMHVAGTVGANGDEENDGVKGIAPGVQLLAEKVFSDNGGGAYEDDIIAGIEHAVTMRADVINMSLGSDAGFVGEENDPIQKSIREATEQGTLVVVAGGNSSYSTKNNILEASAKPYAENPDIGTVGEPSVSPFALSVASYENTKLHMNALTDESGLQLPYQDQTHVNFKLSKVLSSGESYEMVYVGEGKTADFAGKDVAGKIVVAKPEQKYGLYSYVQSEARKNGAKAVILVPPHDEADYPFLYFSPYLTPAATTSKEDGNALISQLSKGQTVKMQMSKGVWVDNADKDNMSDFSSFGTPHTLDIKPELSAPGGGIYSTVPGNEYEIMSGTSMAAPHVAGGSALLLQALYEKGLPQSKETALKAKIALMNTSKIIQDPRANSQVPYSPRLQGSGLMQIQNAIKTPVLVTNKNAPLEQAGAVALKEINEKAHFKLNVEALQNAEVKELEYKVYVDVLTDETETKEFDLDNDGNLDTKEYLTMTSKRISGASAIVNGEKVTGKEGKTLKIKPGQNKSLDVQIQLPDSLKKGTFVEGYVRLVPTGKNNDAAVPLTIPYMGYFGQWDKPQNLDPAAWEKDAFLGYTVLWNDEGAQFPMGYDPYTGTFNMDRIVISPNAVLPGVFPTFTALRNLQKTEMYVENDKGETINYLGDFSEYTGKPWKFRKNIMAFRDYMINGYLWDVKDQNGKFVKDGTYQYVIKTTLDYKDAKPQEVRLPVHVDSVAPIVSDIQVKPKDGQYEISFKSEDNEGGSGYNGAIIWYNGKYMPLEPGKTSALVKEEPKSVVVLGVDHALNQSYAVWGDPSYINEGMLVSYFSVYPNKNVNANTPAGINAFANNRVNWTVNIKDEAGKTVDTINVENEHEIHLKWTPDADLPNGTYTISADVSSKQGFKVTTSPKTVTVFQN from the coding sequence ATGAAAGTGAAAAAAGGGGTACCCTATAAGGTGCTGGCTTCTGCATTGGCAGCAGCAATGCTATTCGGGGGAACAGTCTCGGCACAAGGAGCTCAGGAAGATCAGATCGAGGCTCCAAGTGTTGAAGACATTGTTAAGCAGGGGCAGAAAATATTTTTGGACCAGCAATATCAGGCTGAAGCAAAGGCAGTGGACAAGCTGGGATATAAGGATCTGAAAGAAAAAGGGTTAACGAAACCATATGAGCCAAATGAAATTTTACGTGTAATTGTTGAGGTCGAACAGCCTGCAGATGCTGAAAAAACGAAACAAAGCAAAAAAAGTAAAATGAAGGCAAAACAAGACGAGGTTATTTCAGCGCTTTCCAAGAAAAAAACTTTCAAGAAAGTGAAGCATCGCTTTTATGAGGGGTTTAATGGTTTCAGCCTGGAAACCGAGTTTCGTAATTTAAAAGAAATTCAGGCAATTCCTGGTGTCACTAACGTACATATTGCGAGAACATTTCAGCCATCCATGGGTGCCAGCAAGGAATTAGTGCAGGCACAGAAGGTTTGGGAGGAGCATGGCTATGAAGGCGAAGGGCTGCTTGTTGCTGTCGTTGACTCCGGATTGGACTATACACACCAGGATATGATATTGACGGATGATGGGAAAGACAAGCAGAAATGGTCTGAGGGAGGAATTCAGGCAAAACTCTCTGAAACAGAAATTAATGACGTCTGGTATAGTGACAAAGTGCCGACAGGCTATGACTGGGCCGATCAAGATGCGGATGTCATACCCCGCGGACAGTATGGAAGTCCACATGGCATGCATGTCGCCGGTACAGTAGGTGCTAATGGCGATGAGGAAAATGATGGGGTCAAGGGGATTGCTCCCGGTGTCCAGTTATTAGCCGAAAAGGTATTTTCTGATAACGGCGGAGGAGCTTATGAAGATGATATTATTGCTGGAATTGAACACGCTGTGACAATGAGGGCTGATGTCATTAACATGAGTCTTGGGTCAGATGCCGGCTTTGTTGGAGAAGAAAATGATCCAATCCAAAAGTCAATCCGGGAAGCAACTGAGCAGGGCACCCTAGTGGTAGTTGCTGGAGGCAATTCATCTTACAGCACAAAAAATAATATTTTGGAGGCTTCTGCCAAGCCATACGCGGAAAATCCGGATATCGGCACTGTCGGAGAACCTTCTGTAAGCCCGTTTGCGCTATCAGTAGCATCCTATGAAAATACTAAATTGCATATGAATGCACTTACTGATGAAAGCGGTTTGCAACTTCCATATCAGGATCAGACCCATGTAAACTTCAAGCTATCAAAAGTTCTATCATCAGGAGAAAGTTATGAAATGGTCTATGTAGGGGAAGGAAAGACAGCTGATTTTGCCGGGAAAGATGTTGCAGGCAAAATTGTCGTGGCAAAGCCAGAACAAAAATATGGTTTATATTCATATGTACAATCTGAAGCCAGAAAAAATGGTGCCAAGGCGGTTATCCTTGTACCGCCTCATGATGAAGCTGATTATCCTTTCTTGTATTTTAGCCCGTACTTAACCCCTGCAGCAACAACCAGCAAGGAGGACGGGAATGCTTTAATTTCGCAGCTGTCTAAGGGACAAACAGTGAAGATGCAGATGAGCAAAGGTGTTTGGGTGGATAATGCTGATAAAGATAACATGTCAGACTTTTCATCTTTTGGAACGCCGCACACGCTTGACATCAAACCTGAGCTATCAGCACCAGGCGGAGGGATTTATTCCACTGTTCCCGGCAATGAATATGAAATAATGAGCGGTACGTCCATGGCGGCGCCTCATGTCGCAGGCGGATCAGCTTTGCTGCTTCAGGCTTTATATGAAAAAGGATTGCCGCAATCCAAAGAAACGGCATTAAAAGCGAAAATCGCCTTAATGAATACGTCAAAAATCATTCAGGATCCGCGGGCAAATAGCCAGGTCCCTTACTCACCACGCCTACAGGGATCCGGATTAATGCAAATACAAAATGCGATCAAAACACCTGTACTTGTCACAAATAAAAATGCTCCTTTGGAACAGGCAGGAGCGGTTGCTCTTAAGGAGATTAATGAGAAAGCACACTTCAAACTGAATGTCGAAGCACTTCAAAATGCTGAAGTGAAAGAATTGGAATATAAAGTGTACGTTGATGTTTTAACCGACGAAACTGAAACAAAAGAGTTTGACTTGGACAATGACGGTAATTTGGATACCAAGGAATATTTAACAATGACCAGCAAGCGGATTTCAGGTGCTTCTGCCATCGTAAATGGTGAAAAAGTGACCGGCAAAGAAGGAAAAACGCTTAAAATTAAGCCAGGACAAAATAAGAGTTTGGATGTACAGATTCAATTGCCGGATAGCCTGAAAAAGGGCACATTTGTCGAAGGATATGTCCGTCTTGTGCCAACGGGTAAAAACAATGACGCCGCTGTGCCGCTAACAATTCCATATATGGGCTACTTTGGACAATGGGACAAGCCGCAAAACCTCGACCCAGCTGCATGGGAGAAAGATGCTTTTTTAGGATATACCGTGCTTTGGAACGATGAAGGCGCGCAATTCCCAATGGGATATGACCCATATACTGGAACATTTAATATGGATCGAATTGTCATTTCTCCAAATGCTGTATTGCCTGGTGTATTCCCAACCTTTACAGCTCTCCGCAATTTACAAAAGACAGAAATGTACGTGGAGAATGATAAAGGGGAAACCATAAATTATTTAGGCGACTTCAGTGAATATACAGGAAAACCATGGAAATTCCGCAAAAATATCATGGCTTTCCGTGACTATATGATTAACGGCTATTTATGGGACGTTAAGGATCAAAACGGGAAATTCGTTAAAGATGGCACTTATCAATATGTGATCAAGACAACACTTGATTACAAGGATGCCAAACCTCAGGAAGTAAGGCTTCCGGTTCACGTAGACTCAGTTGCACCAATAGTCTCGGATATTCAAGTAAAGCCAAAGGACGGCCAATATGAGATTTCCTTCAAGTCAGAAGATAACGAAGGGGGGAGCGGCTATAATGGTGCAATCATCTGGTATAACGGGAAGTATATGCCGCTGGAACCTGGAAAAACTTCAGCCCTTGTAAAAGAAGAACCGAAGAGCGTCGTCGTATTGGGTGTCGACCATGCATTAAACCAGAGCTATGCTGTATGGGGCGATCCTTCCTATATTAATGAAGGAATGCTGGTGAGCTACTTCAGTGTTTATCCTAATAAAAATGTGAATGCAAACACGCCTGCCGGCATCAATGCATTTGCAAATAACCGCGTAAACTGGACAGTGAACATTAAAGATGAAGCAGGAAAAACCGTTGACACAATCAATGTGGAAAACGAACATGAAATTCACTTGAAGTGGACTCCAGACGCAGATCTTCCGAATGGAACTTACACCATTAGTGCGGATGTATCAAGTAAGCAGGGCTTTAAAGTGACCACGAGTCCTAAAACTGTTACAGTATTTCAGAACTAA